From a single Dromaius novaehollandiae isolate bDroNov1 chromosome 13, bDroNov1.hap1, whole genome shotgun sequence genomic region:
- the ORC6 gene encoding origin recognition complex subunit 6 isoform X1: protein MERGAVRRFAAQLGLAEPGVIRKAEEYLRLSQVKCAGFMAQLTATSSAVMCLDLAASFMKQPADKSSFVKLSGLNKTTYLSSVKSLECLLGVNSRLGIRDLAVQFCCTEAVSTASKILQRYESSLSEVQQTDLDFSKPLFTTAALFTACRQLKIKVDKSKMVATSGVKKAIFERLCSQLEKMSQQLSKDDVPLAAETPESLQTKLEHCEKEDESEDDDDEMPCKRPKTETKQDYEEWKKRILENAAKAQKTNRSTASKVPSSNITAACS from the exons ATGgagcgcggcgcggtgcggcgcttCGCCGCCCAGCTGGGCCTCGCCGAGCCCGGCGTCATCAG GAAGGCTGAGGAGTACCTGCGGCTGTCCCAGGTGAAGTGCGCGGGATTCATGGCGCAGCTGACAGCGACGAGCAGTGCCGTGATGTGCCTGGACCTAGCAGCTAGCTTCATGAAGCAACCAGCGGACAAA AGCTCCTTTGTTAAACTCTCTGGTTTGAACAAGACAACTTACCTGAGCTCCGTGAAGTCTTTGGAGTGTTTGCTAGGGGTGAACTCCAGACTGGGAATACGAGACTTAGCTGTGCAGTTCTGTTGCACGGAGGCAGTGAGCACCGCTTCAAAAATATTACAGAG GTATGAATCTAGCCTCTCTGAAGTACAGCAAACGGACCTTGATTTCTCAAAGCCACTGTTTACAACAGCTGCACTATTCACTGCATGCAG GCAGTTGAAGATAAAAGTAGACAAGTCTAAAATGGTGGCTACATCTGGGGTGAAAAAAGCAATATTTGAGCGGCTGTGCAGTCAGCTGGAGAAGATGAGTCAGCAACTCAGCA aaGATGATGTTCCTTTGGCTGCTGAGACACCTGAAAGCCTGCAGACCAAGCTGGAGCACTGTGAGAAGGAAGATG AatctgaagatgatgatgatgagatGCCATGTAAACGGCCAAAGACTGAAACAAAGCAAGACTATGAAGAGTGGAAAAAGAGAATCCTGGAAAATGCTGCTAAGGCACAAAAGACAAATAGGAGTACTGCCTCTAAAGTGCCATCTAGCAATATCACTGCTGCTTGCTCCTAA
- the ORC6 gene encoding origin recognition complex subunit 6 isoform X2, which yields MERGAVRRFAAQLGLAEPGVIRKAEEYLRLSQVKCAGFMAQLTATSSAVMCLDLAASFMKQPADKSSFVKLSGLNKTTYLSSVKSLECLLGVNSRLGIRDLAVQFCCTEAVSTASKILQRYESSLSEVQQTDLDFSKPLFTTAALFTACRQLKIKVDKSKMVATSGVKKAIFERLCSQLEKMSQQLSNDVPLAAETPESLQTKLEHCEKEDESEDDDDEMPCKRPKTETKQDYEEWKKRILENAAKAQKTNRSTASKVPSSNITAACS from the exons ATGgagcgcggcgcggtgcggcgcttCGCCGCCCAGCTGGGCCTCGCCGAGCCCGGCGTCATCAG GAAGGCTGAGGAGTACCTGCGGCTGTCCCAGGTGAAGTGCGCGGGATTCATGGCGCAGCTGACAGCGACGAGCAGTGCCGTGATGTGCCTGGACCTAGCAGCTAGCTTCATGAAGCAACCAGCGGACAAA AGCTCCTTTGTTAAACTCTCTGGTTTGAACAAGACAACTTACCTGAGCTCCGTGAAGTCTTTGGAGTGTTTGCTAGGGGTGAACTCCAGACTGGGAATACGAGACTTAGCTGTGCAGTTCTGTTGCACGGAGGCAGTGAGCACCGCTTCAAAAATATTACAGAG GTATGAATCTAGCCTCTCTGAAGTACAGCAAACGGACCTTGATTTCTCAAAGCCACTGTTTACAACAGCTGCACTATTCACTGCATGCAG GCAGTTGAAGATAAAAGTAGACAAGTCTAAAATGGTGGCTACATCTGGGGTGAAAAAAGCAATATTTGAGCGGCTGTGCAGTCAGCTGGAGAAGATGAGTCAGCAACTCAGCA ATGATGTTCCTTTGGCTGCTGAGACACCTGAAAGCCTGCAGACCAAGCTGGAGCACTGTGAGAAGGAAGATG AatctgaagatgatgatgatgagatGCCATGTAAACGGCCAAAGACTGAAACAAAGCAAGACTATGAAGAGTGGAAAAAGAGAATCCTGGAAAATGCTGCTAAGGCACAAAAGACAAATAGGAGTACTGCCTCTAAAGTGCCATCTAGCAATATCACTGCTGCTTGCTCCTAA